From the genome of Desmodus rotundus isolate HL8 chromosome 2, HLdesRot8A.1, whole genome shotgun sequence, one region includes:
- the HES6 gene encoding transcription cofactor HES-6 isoform X1, whose translation MAPSPASGAQGWDRVGRENDDGWETRVDRKARKPLVEKKRRARINESLQELRLLLAGTEVQAKLENAEVLELTVRRVQGALRGRARGLEQLQAEASERFAAGYIQCMHEVHTFVSTCQAIEATVAAELLNHLLESMPLREGSSFRDLLGDALAGPQGAPRRSSWLTGGALGSPLSSPPSLGDDLCSDLEEASEAELSCAPAEGLDLVPAALGGLTTAHIAQSIWRPW comes from the exons ATGGCCCCGTCCCCGGCGTCTGGCGCCCAGGGATGGGACCGTGTGGGCCGGGAGAATGACGACGGCTGGGAGACACGGGTGGACCGCAAG GCTCGGAAGCCCCTGGTGGAGAAGAAGCGACGCGCGCGGATCAACGAGAGTCTGCAGGAACTGCGGCTGCTGCTGGCGGGCACCGAG GTGCAGGCCAAGCTGGAGAACGCCGAGGTGCTGGAGCTGACCGTGCGGCGCGTGCAGGGCGCGTTGCGGGGCCGGGCGCGTG GACTCGAGCAGCTGCAGGCAGAAGCCAGCGAGCGCTTCGCCGCCGGCTACATCCAGTGCATGCATGAGGTGCACACGTTCGTGTCCACGTGCCAGGCCATCGAGGCCACCGTTGCCGCTGAGCTCCTGAACCATCTGCTGGAGTCCATGCCTCTGCGCGAGGGCAGCAGCTTTCGGGATCTGCTGGGGGACGCTCTGGCGGGGCCCCAGGGAGCCCCTAGGAGAAGCAGCTGGCTCACGGGAGGGGCCCTGGGGTCCCCGCTATCCAGCCCCCCATCCCTTGGGGATGACCTGTGCTCAGACCTGGAGGAGGCCTCCGAGGCTGAACTGAGCTGTGCACCTGCTGAGGGGCTGGACTTGGTGCCCGCAGCCCTGGGCGGCCTTACCACTGCCCACATAGCCCAGAGCATTTGGAGGCCTTGGTGA
- the HES6 gene encoding transcription cofactor HES-6 isoform X2 has product MAPSPASGAQGWDRVGRENDDGWETRVDRKARKPLVEKKRRARINESLQELRLLLAGTEVQAKLENAEVLELTDSSSCRQKPASASPPATSSACMRCTRSCPRARPSRPPLPLSS; this is encoded by the exons ATGGCCCCGTCCCCGGCGTCTGGCGCCCAGGGATGGGACCGTGTGGGCCGGGAGAATGACGACGGCTGGGAGACACGGGTGGACCGCAAG GCTCGGAAGCCCCTGGTGGAGAAGAAGCGACGCGCGCGGATCAACGAGAGTCTGCAGGAACTGCGGCTGCTGCTGGCGGGCACCGAG GTGCAGGCCAAGCTGGAGAACGCCGAGGTGCTGGAGCTGACC GACTCGAGCAGCTGCAGGCAGAAGCCAGCGAGCGCTTCGCCGCCGGCTACATCCAGTGCATGCATGAGGTGCACACGTTCGTGTCCACGTGCCAGGCCATCGAGGCCACCGTTGCCGCTGAGCTCCTGA